In Macaca thibetana thibetana isolate TM-01 chromosome 8, ASM2454274v1, whole genome shotgun sequence, one DNA window encodes the following:
- the LOC126961427 gene encoding translationally-controlled tumor protein-like: protein MIIYRDLISHDEMFSDIYKIREIADGLCLEVEGKMVSRTEGNIDDSLIGGNASAEGPEGEGTESTVITGVDIVMNHHLQETSFTKEAYKKYIKYYMKSIKGKLEERRPERVKPFMTGAAEQIKHILANFKNYQLFIGENMNPDGMVALLDYREDGVTPYMIFFKDGLEMEKC from the coding sequence ATGATTATCTACCGGGACCTCATCAGCCACGATGAGATGTTCTCCGACATCTACAAGATCCGGGAGATCGCGGACGGGCTGTGCCTGGAGGTGGAGGGGAAGATGGTCAGTAGGACAGAAGGTAACATTGATGACTCGCTCATTGGTGGAAATGCCTCCGCTGAAGGCCCAGAGGGCGAAGGTACCGAAAGCACAGTAATCACTGGTGTCGATATTGTCATGAACCATCACCTGCAGGAAACAAGTTTCACGAAAGAAGCCTACAAGAAGTACATCAAATATTACATGAAATCAATCAAAGGCAAACTTGAAGAACGGAGACCAGAAAGAGTAAAACCTTTTATGACAGGGGCTGCAGAACAAATCAAGCACATCCTTGCTAATTTCAAAAACTACCAGTTATTTATTGGTGAAAACATGAATCCAGATGGCATGGTTGCTCTATTGGACTACCGTGAGGATGGTGTGACCCCATATATGATTTTCTTTAAGGATggtttagaaatggaaaaatgttaa